A region from the Neurospora crassa OR74A linkage group V, whole genome shotgun sequence genome encodes:
- the gna-2 gene encoding G-protein alpha subunit, variant, translating into MCFGGRGKDDEAEASRSRELDKQIRADEKRLSKEVKLLLLGAGESGKSTILKQMKLIYAQGFSKNEKLEWRPVIFANILQSFRLIFDAMNEFNIKLEDEDNEKNMVQMMVDYEMRGDEPLPLEYFEPAKKLWQDSGVRQAIEKGNEFALHDNLQYFCSDLDRLWDRNYVPSDQDLLRSRLRTTGITETVFDLGQLTYRMFDVGGQRSERKKWIHCFENVNCLLFLVAISGYDQCLVEDKDGNQMNEALMLWESIANSHWFTKSALILFLNKIDLFKEKLPRSPITNHGFTDYHGPPDDSKQASKYFMDKFRALNRNPDKEIYGHFTNATDTNLLKITMGSVQDMIIQRNLKQLIL; encoded by the exons ATGTGTTTCGGGGGTCGTGGAAAGGACGATGAGGCTGAGGCCTCCCGGTCGCGCGAGCTAGACAAGCAGATCCGCGCGGATGAGAAGCGCCTGTCGAAGGAGGTCAAGCTGTTGCTGCTAG GAGCTGGTGAATCCGGCAAGTCTACGATTTTGAAGCAGATGAAGTTGATCTATGCACAAGGTTTCAGCAAAAATGAGAAGCTGGAATGGAGGCCTGTTATTTTCGCCAACATTCTGCAGTCGTTCCGATTGATCTTTGATGCGATGAATGAGTTCAACATCAAgctggaggatgaagataaTGAG AAGAACATGGTACAAATGATGGTCGATTACGAGATGAGGGGAGACGAGCCTCTACCACTAGAATATTTCGAGCCAGCGAAGAAGCTATGGCAGGATTCAGGCGTCAGGCAAGCTATCGAGAAGGGCAATGAGTTTGCGTTACATGACAACCTTCAGTA CTTCTGCTCGGACCTGGACAGACTATGGGACAGGAACTATGTTCCTAGCGACCAGGATTTGCTGCGCTCGAGGCTACGAACGACTGGTATCACCGAGACTGTTTTCGACCTAGGCCAACTCACATACCGTATGTTTGACGTCGGTGGCCAGCGGTCGGAGCGGAAGAAGTGGATTCACTGCTTTGAGAACGTCAACTGCTTGCTGTTTTTAGTAGCTATCTCAGGTTACGATCAGTGCCTGGTTGAAGACAAGGATGGG AACCAAATGAACGAGGCCCTCATGCTCTGGGAATCGATCGCCAATTCTCACTGGTTCACAAAATCGGCCTTGATTCTGTTCCTCAACAAGATCGACCTTTTCAAGGAGAAGCTGCCCCGAAGCCCGATAACGAACCACGGTTTCACTGATTATCATGGCCCCCCGGACGATTCTAAGCAGGCCAGCAAGTACTTTATGGACAAGTTCCGCGCGCTGAACCGGAATCCGGACAAGGAGATATATGGGCATTTCACAAACGCGACCGATACCAATCTTCTGAAGATCACCATGGGTTCCGTGCAGGACATGATCATCCAGCGAAACCTGAAACAACTTATCCTGTAG